From one Colletotrichum destructivum chromosome 3, complete sequence genomic stretch:
- a CDS encoding Putative GOSR2/Membrin/Bos1, whose translation MNVQYNSALRQSKAIRNDLEKLSSSAAQPAALTPAEIGNVSASLASFSKTVDEYNNLARQELVQKKQEEALERVKRFRDDLSDFKSQVDSLKKAREDAVHHNNRGELLGRRAYVTATPENPYANINKSSSAFHSRGASTGQAANGLGMGGNDVTREQHALREQNFFDHTNSALDEYIARGQAVLGDLGTQREMLKNTQKRLYSVGNTLGISGDTIRMIERRAKEDKWIFWAGVIIFFLFCWACIHFLR comes from the exons ATG AACGTCCAGTACAACTCGGCCCTGCGCCAGAGCAAGGCCATTCGCAACGATCTCGAGAagctgtcgtcgtccgcggcgCAACCGGCCGCTCTGACCCCCGCCGAAATCGGCAACGTGTCTGCCTCCCTCGCATCCTTCTCTAAGACGGTCGACGAATACAACAACCTGGCCCGCCAGGAGCTCGTACAGAAGAAGCAGGAAGAAGCCCTCGAGCGTGTCAAGAGGTTCCGCGACGACTTGTCCGACTTCAAGTCCCAGGTCGACTCCCTTAAGAAGGCCCGCGAAGATGCCGTCCATCACAACAAccgcggcgagctgctgggcCGCCGCGCCTACGTCACGGCGACGCCTGAGAACCCCTAtgccaacatcaacaagtcTTCATCCGCATTCCACAGCCGAGGGGCCTCGACGGGCCAGGCAGCGAATGGGCTAGGCATGGGCGGCAACGACGTCACGAGGGAGCAGCACGCCTTGCGCGAGCAGAATTTCTTCGACCACACGAACTCGGCGCTGGACGAGTACATCGCTAGGGGGCAAGCCGTGCTGGGCGACCTGGGCACGCAGCGCGAGATGCTCAAGAACACCCAGAAGAGGCTATACTCGGTCGGCAACACGCTGGGCATCTCGGGCGACACCATCCGTATGATCGAGCGCCGcgccaaggaggacaagTGGATATTCTGGGCCGGtgtcatcatcttcttcctcttctgctGGGCCTGCATACACTTCTTGCGGTAA
- a CDS encoding Putative thiamine pyrophosphokinase, with amino-acid sequence MSPPRFEWHPVALLRERRPEYPGPADFTLIVLNQPVKHTPVFDSLWNNALTRVAADGGANRLHDLSKAAEARSHSPFTNLDVIIGDLDSLLPSVRDYFTSLEKPAQVIHDPDQYSTDFGKAVSWIRSNHEPTIDIVALGGLGGRVDQGLSQVHHLYLFQPGTDYAQGKLYLVSGQSLTFLLKPGHHSIWVREGGDDVFGKHVGIIPIGGTSYITTKGLEWDVEDWETKFGGHISTSNHVLPETTVVEIATTNTVLFTIALAGIE; translated from the exons ATGTCGCCGCCACGCTTTGAGTGGCACCCTGTAGCCCTTCTTCGGGAGAGAAGGCCAGAATATCCTGGTCCTGCCGACTTCACACTCATCGTGCTCAACCAGCCCGTAAAGCATACCCCCGTCTTTGACTCGCTATGGAACAATG CTCTCACACGAGTCGCTGCGGATGGCGGTGCTAACAGACTGCACGATCTGAGCAAGGCAGCGGAAGCCCGCTCTCATTCACCGTTT actaacctcgacgtcatcatcggcgactTGGATTCCTTGCTCCCGTCCGTCAGGGACTACTTCACGAGCCTGGAGAAGCCTGCCCAGGTCATCCATGACCCCGACCAGTACTCCACAGACTTTGGCAAGGCCGTCTCGTGGATCCGCTCAAACCATGAGCCGACGATCGACATCGTGGCTCTCGGGGGGCTAGGTGGCCGCGTCGACCAGGGGCTCAGCCAAGTGCACCACCTCTACCTCTTCCAGCCGGGGACAGACTACGCCCAAGGCAAGCTGTATCTCGTCTCAGGCCAGAGCCTGACATTCCTCCTCAAGCCCGGCCACCACAGCATCTGGGtgcgcgagggcggcgacgacgtcttTGGCAAACATGTCGGGATCATCCCCATTGGCGGGACCAGCTATATCACCACCAAGGGCCTCGAGTGGGACGTCGAGGACTGGGAAACCAAGTTTGGGGGCCacatcagcaccagcaacCACGTGCTGCCCGAGACAACGGTGGTCGAGATCGCGACGACGAACACGGTGCTTTTCACCATTGCCCTTGCGGGCATTGAATAG
- a CDS encoding Putative mitochondrial intermembrane space import and assembly protein has translation MYRSAVRSTPRAVSAARQSAIRAAPRRFASTTPADKPRSWKGAALRWGLAAGAVYWYNTSPVFAEEPLPRTIPAPSQFSESDLTTVDAIVEEKRKRAIVKAEEAKPAPAAAPVPTEASEKTQEVLQGGEDAPAPGSPEALEAEAGQQGAFNPETGEINWDCPCLGGMADGPCGEEFKAAFSCFVYSNEEPKGMDCIEKFQGMQTCFRKYPDIYGAELADDDEAPEGAPPAPDATGDATDAPPAAKKETKADSPDQAPRSEIKSESEEKQAAAKPDAQEQKKEAPKVPEPEPVDLTQPNTKATDATAANNN, from the exons ATGTACCGTAGCGCCGTCCGGTCGACGCCTCGCGCCGTGAGCGCCGCCCGCCAGTCGGCAATTCGCGCAGCCCCTCGACGATTCGCCTCGACGACACCTGCCGACAAGCCCCGGTCATGGAAGGGTGCAGCATTGAGATGGGGTcttgccgccggtgccgtcTACTGGTATAACACGAGTCCGGTCTTTGCCGAGGAGCCTCTTC CGCGAACGATCCCTGCCCCGTCCCAGTTCTCCGAGTCCGACCTCACCACTGTTGATGCCATTGTCGAAGAGAAGCGCAAGCGGGCCATTGtgaaggccgaggaggccaagcctgcccctgccgccgcccccgtcccGACAGAAGCGAGCGAGAAGACTCAGGAGGTACTTCAGGGTGGCGAAGATGCGCCGGCGCCCGGCTCCCCCGAGGCgctggaggccgaggccggccagcAGGGTGCATTTAACcccgagacgggcgagatcAACTGGGACTGCCCATGCCTCGGCGGCATGGCTGACGGCCCTTGCGGCGAGGAGTTCAAGGCTGCTTTCAGCTGCTTCGTCTACTCCAATGAGGAGCCCAAGGGCATGGACTGCATCGAGAAGTTCCA GGGAATGCAGACGTGCTTCCGGAAATACCCCGACATctacggcgccgagctggccgacgacgacgaggctcCCGAGGGcgccccgcccgcccccgaTGCCACCGGCGACGCGACCGATGCCCCGCCTGCCGCGAAAAAGGAGACCAAGGCTGACTCCCCAGACCAGGCCCCCAGGTCGGAGATCAAGAGCGAgtcggaggagaagcaggccgCGGCTAAGCCCGACGCCcaggagcagaagaaggaggcccCGAAGGTGCCCGAGCCGGAGCCTGTCGACCTCACCCAGCCCAACACCAAGGCCACAGATGCCACAGCGGCCAACAACAACTAA
- a CDS encoding Putative mitochondrial outer membrane protein OM14, translating into MAAKGPKQTPEEAAAPQPPEISVESVASTSSLVDVDMPSVHTVPNDFLEQDVQTDTQADRIEREEEEHKARAEADLAKKKAAGKARKADSWLKRQFSSLSDGSASALVVSNLVGVVGLSAFLGYKAWGLYERGRLSWQSVSLGLGILGVVGLGEGIFGSYLYKTKGKK; encoded by the exons ATGGCCGCCAAGGGCCCAAAACAGACTCCCGAGGAG GCTGCCGCTCCCCAACCCCCCGAGATCTCGGTCGAGTCCGTCGCCTCCACCTCTTCCCTCGTAGACGTCGACATGCCGAGCGTACACACGGTCCCCAACGACTTCCTCGAGCAGGACGTTCAGACGGACACCCAGGCCGACCGCATTGAgcgcgaagaggaggaacaCAAGGCTCGCGCCGAGGCTGacctggccaagaagaaggccgccggcaaggcccgcaaggccgACTCGTGGCTGAAACGCCAGTTCTCCTCCCTCAGCGACGGCAGCGCctcggccctcgtcgtctccaacctcgttggcgtcgtcggcctcagCGCCTTCCTCGGCTACAAGGCCTGGGGTCTGTACGAGCGTGGCCGCCTGTCGTGGCAGAGCGTCAGCCTCGGACTCGGCATCTTGGGCGTTGTCGGTCTCGGTGAG